From a single Candidatus Baltobacteraceae bacterium genomic region:
- a CDS encoding SDR family NAD(P)-dependent oxidoreductase: protein MRSIVVTGASSGIGAALARRAAEAGWGVLLVARRRERLEEVARDIRLRGGTCAALVADVIALETPQAIVEHALRAFDRIDVVVNNAGAAHASTLLDESAEQIERQWQLHVAAPLRIASATLGAVERARGGFVFFGSGLARVPSPGYGAYAPAKAAVRAAAIQLRRELRPRGVFVTYVDPGVVDTEFSRASGMHERPAWWHATPERVAAAILGGIERRAARVNAVPWQTAATVLGEWLPALADRAMVSLVTQPKEERE, encoded by the coding sequence ATGCGCTCTATCGTCGTTACCGGGGCTAGTTCGGGGATCGGCGCCGCGCTCGCGCGCCGCGCGGCGGAAGCCGGCTGGGGCGTGTTGCTGGTCGCGCGTCGCCGTGAGCGCCTCGAAGAGGTCGCGCGTGACATCCGTTTGCGCGGCGGAACGTGCGCGGCGCTCGTCGCCGACGTCATCGCGCTCGAGACACCGCAGGCAATCGTGGAGCATGCACTGCGCGCGTTCGATCGCATCGACGTCGTGGTCAATAACGCCGGCGCGGCGCACGCCTCGACGTTGCTCGATGAAAGCGCGGAGCAGATCGAACGGCAGTGGCAACTGCACGTCGCGGCGCCGCTGCGCATCGCGTCCGCGACGCTCGGCGCGGTGGAACGCGCGCGGGGCGGGTTCGTGTTCTTCGGCTCGGGACTTGCCCGGGTGCCCTCGCCCGGTTACGGCGCATATGCGCCGGCGAAGGCCGCGGTTCGTGCCGCGGCCATTCAACTGCGGCGCGAGCTGCGTCCGCGCGGCGTCTTCGTCACCTACGTCGACCCCGGCGTCGTCGACACGGAATTCTCGCGCGCCTCGGGCATGCACGAACGGCCCGCGTGGTGGCATGCCACGCCTGAACGCGTCGCTGCCGCGATCCTAGGCGGCATCGAGCGGCGCGCCGCGCGCGTCAACGCCGTTCCCTGGCAAACCGCAGCCACTGTTCTAGGTGAATGGCTGCCGGCGCTCGCCGATCGCGCAATGGTCTCGCTGGTCACGCAGCCGAAAGAAGAGCGGGAATGA